GCACAGACTGACCTGGACTATTTTTAATGATGTCTCTGAAAGCTTCAATTTCTTGCAGTGCTGTACCAAATTCTCTTTGATCAGCTGATAAGATGACATCTCCTGGTTTTATTCCTGCTTCGGTAGCTACAGAACTAACTTCTGGTGCTAGCTGTTGAATTAAAACTCCTGGTGCGCTGGCTTGTCCTATACCGATGAGACTCACCTGAGTTACCAAGAGGAAATAGGCAAAGATTAAGTTTGCAATGACTCCGGCGCTGATCACGATCGCCCGGTCGAAAATGGGACGGTTACGCAGCAAATTTGGGTCATTGGGGGGAATATCGCTATCTGGGTCATCATCGGGAAAGCCGACAAAACCGCCCAACGGAAAGGCGCGGATAGCATATTCGGTTTGTGGTCCTTGGTATTTCCAAAGAACTGGGCCGAATCCTAAAGAAAAGCGGTTAACGAGAATACCTTGTGAACGAGCTGCGGTGAAGTGTCCCAACTCGTGTACCAAGATCAGAACAGCCAAGACTGCGATCGCTGCTAAAATTGACATAGAGCAAATTAGTCAAAAAATTCGGATATTATTCTTATTGTAATAGTTAAGGAATGGCTAAAGAGTCTTAACCTATGCGCCGGGTTCAGGCAATAGCTGGATTGAGTCAAGCGATCGCTACGACGAGCAACACCTAAGCACTATCCGTTTCCTGTTTGCAATTCAGCTATTTTTCAGCAACAAACTCATCTACTGTCAATCCAGCAGTACGAATTAGACTACGCAAAGTTCCTTTTGCCACTTCATGATGGTCTGGAACCGAAAGTGTTACAGCCTCTCCATCTTTAACCATAATGATATGACTGCCAGTTTGACGAACAACCTGCCAACCAAAGGATTCAAAGACACGCACAACCTCACGCCCACTTAAAACTGGAATAGCAGATCCCATAACTATGCCACTACTTCAATTTGATGAGTCTCTATGGTGAGTGGCATACCTCGTTCTGCACGAACTTGAAGACAAGCGGCGATCGCATCCTCAATGTTGTTCAAGGCTTCTTCCCGCGTTTGACCTTGACTGACACACCCAGGAATACTTGGACATTCTACAATCCAAATACCGTCTTCATCTCGATCAAGTGTGACATTAAACTTCATGGTTAGGCTGGAGGGATATGATATTTAATCATACTTTACTTCAGACATTCCCACTCTTCTTCGTTAACAATAGGACTGATAATATCGCCCAAGGTTTTGCCCTTACCAGCAATAGAGGCTGGGGGAGTTCGTCGTTTTGTCGATGGGAAAGTTTCTTCTAGAATAGTGACAATCACACGAGCAGCATTAACTTGGGGCTGTTCCGATACCCATGTTACTTGACCGTTTTCATAAATAGCTTCATAACTTTTTAGCATGGTAATCCAGGTGTCATTTACCTTTGCGCTCTCTCATTATAATTTAGGAGAACTGACAAATTAGCATTTGTGCA
This genomic interval from Nodularia sp. LEGE 06071 contains the following:
- a CDS encoding type II toxin-antitoxin system HicB family antitoxin produces the protein MKFNVTLDRDEDGIWIVECPSIPGCVSQGQTREEALNNIEDAIAACLQVRAERGMPLTIETHQIEVVA
- a CDS encoding type II toxin-antitoxin system HicA family toxin; the protein is MGSAIPVLSGREVVRVFESFGWQVVRQTGSHIIMVKDGEAVTLSVPDHHEVAKGTLRSLIRTAGLTVDEFVAEK